From the genome of Alphaproteobacteria bacterium:
TTCGATCCGGTGATGAACCCCCAGAATGGGAATTTCCTGATTATGGGCAAAGGGGATGCGGGGCGGCAAACGCTCAAGATGCTGTTGCAGCCAGCCCCTTCGGCTTTCCACGAAGGCCATCCCCTCGGACAGCGCCACCCGGTAAGGCAGAACCAGACGCACCGTCTCGCTGATCGGATCAAGGCGCAAGGTCATGTTGACCGCACCCTTGCGGCGCGTCACTTCCAGCGGCAACGTCTTGCCGCCCAGCAGGACATCGGCTGGTGGTTGCGCCCGCAAAGCCATCAGTCGACAGGTGCTAGGGAAAAACCGATGGCCGCAAGCTGTGCGGCCAAGGCGTCGGCCTTGTCCTTGGAAAGATCGACCTGCGGCGGGCGGACCCGCCGCCAGCCATCCTTGCCGCAATGACGCGCCAGCAATTCCTTCATGGCGGCGATCATCGGCATGCCTTCCATGACGCGGCGCACCCCCGTAAGCCTTGCCTGCGCTTGCTCGGCCAGCGCCGGATCGCCAAGCGACCTGACCACGTCGCTTGCCAGCCGCGAGGCGATATTGGCGCAAGCGGTGATGCATCCAGCGCCGCCCGCCCTTAGAACCGGCAACAAACCATCGTCATAACCCGCCATGATCGCCAATTCGGGAAAGTCCTTGATTAGCGAGAGCGTGTGGTCAAGCTGGCCAGCGCTGTCCTTCAATCCGGCAATCGTTCCCGGATAGGCCTTCATCAAACGTTCGATCAGGCTGTGGGTGATGGGCACGCCCGACAATTTCGGGAAATGGTAGAGGTAAAGGCGCAGGCGGGAATCGCCCACCTCCTCGATCACGCGGGCGTAAGAGGCGAAGACGCCATCCTCGGCGACGTTCTTGTAATAGAAGGGCGGCAAGGTCAGCACGCCCAAAGCGCCCAATTCGATGGCCCGCTTGGTCAGCGCCACCGTATCTGGAAAAGCGCA
Proteins encoded in this window:
- a CDS encoding dihydrodipicolinate synthase family protein, with protein sequence MTGLAKGVWAAALTPLDANLAPDVAALADHCRWLLANGCDGLAVLGTTGEANSFSVSERLAILDGLAEAGIPGANLVPGTGCCAFPDTVALTKRAIELGALGVLTLPPFYYKNVAEDGVFASYARVIEEVGDSRLRLYLYHFPKLSGVPITHSLIERLMKAYPGTIAGLKDSAGQLDHTLSLIKDFPELAIMAGYDDGLLPVLRAGGAGCITACANIASRLASDVVRSLGDPALAEQAQARLTGVRRVMEGMPMIAAMKELLARHCGKDGWRRVRPPQVDLSKDKADALAAQLAAIGFSLAPVD